One window from the genome of Corynebacterium sp. SCR221107 encodes:
- a CDS encoding copper transporter, with amino-acid sequence MAKKKGRVGAVISALSFGLAGGIALGTYVLAPNLAGGSNEVRDSLETQLADANQQIEIQDVQAKSADGFIETMADGAVRDSLKERPVLVLRSADASDDDVSSVKHLLGSAGAVDSGTITLTEKFFSRDGADGLKNIVSTTLPAGAQLSTEQLDSGTHAGEALGSALMLNKDSAQPQATPEERAIVLGALKESEFISYDEGTILPAQVIVLVLGDDDGTGDSVSVENQVAFSRALDSRGSGVVVAARIKSASDTGVVGKLRDNALSRQEVSTVDSVDQAWGAVATVLAAREQLDAKAGAYGAAASADAASPSPVGS; translated from the coding sequence GTGGCTAAGAAGAAGGGGCGCGTAGGCGCCGTGATCTCGGCTTTGTCCTTCGGGCTCGCAGGAGGCATCGCCCTGGGAACCTACGTTTTGGCTCCCAACCTCGCAGGCGGAAGCAACGAGGTGCGGGACTCACTTGAGACGCAGCTCGCGGATGCGAACCAGCAGATAGAGATCCAGGATGTGCAAGCAAAAAGCGCCGATGGTTTCATCGAAACAATGGCCGATGGGGCGGTCAGGGATTCATTGAAAGAACGCCCCGTCTTGGTTTTGCGCAGCGCGGATGCCAGCGACGATGATGTCTCTAGTGTGAAACATCTGCTGGGATCGGCCGGTGCAGTTGACTCCGGTACCATCACGTTGACGGAGAAGTTCTTTTCCCGTGACGGCGCCGATGGGCTAAAGAACATTGTTTCCACAACGTTGCCCGCGGGCGCGCAGCTGTCGACAGAGCAGCTTGATTCGGGCACGCACGCCGGAGAGGCGCTGGGAAGCGCGTTGATGCTCAACAAGGACTCGGCACAGCCGCAGGCGACACCGGAAGAGCGGGCGATCGTCCTAGGCGCACTCAAGGAGTCCGAGTTCATCAGTTATGACGAAGGAACGATCCTTCCGGCACAAGTTATCGTGCTTGTCCTGGGCGACGATGACGGCACTGGCGATTCGGTGAGTGTCGAGAATCAAGTGGCCTTTTCCAGGGCGTTGGATTCCAGGGGCTCGGGCGTCGTTGTTGCTGCACGCATTAAGTCGGCGTCTGACACCGGAGTCGTGGGGAAGCTGCGCGATAACGCACTGTCCAGGCAGGAGGTGTCCACGGTTGATTCGGTGGATCAAGCCTGGGGTGCCGTCGCAACGGTACTGGCAGCGCGCGAACAGCTTGATGCTAAGGCCGGCGCCTATGGTGCCGCGGCCAGTGCGGATGCCGCCTCGCCAAGCCCAGTGGGCTCCTAG
- a CDS encoding CTP synthase has product MSQRTTGHETKFIFVTGGVVSSLGKGLTAASLGQLLIARGLSVTMQKLDPYLNVDPGTMNPFEHGEVFVTDDGAETDLDLGHYERFLDRNLTKNANVTTGKVYSSVIAKERRGEFLGKTVQVIPHITDEIKSRILAMAEPDAQGNRPDVVISEIGGTVGDIESQPFLEAARQVRHEVGRDNIFFIHCSLVPYLATSGELKTKPTQHSVAELRSIGIVPDAVVLRADRETPASHKKKIALMCDIEEEGVVSCPDAPSIYDIPEVLYKEHLDTFVIRKLGLPFRDVDWTQWGDLLDRVRNPRSEVNVGIVGKYIDLQDAYLSVAEAIRHAGFAHHVKANVKWITSDDIGDNPAEQLGELDAIVVPGGFGVRGIEGKINAISYARENKVPFLGLCLGLQCTVLEAARHAGIDDASSTEFDPDTKSPVIATMAEQQAAVSGEADLGGTMRLGAYPARLAEGSLVAELYGTTEVSERHRHRYEVNNAYRDLIHEGTGLEFSGTSPDGQLVEFVEYPREAHPFMVATQAHPEYKSRPTRSHPLFKGLVAAAIDYRNAR; this is encoded by the coding sequence ATGTCGCAGCGCACTACTGGACATGAGACCAAGTTTATTTTCGTCACCGGAGGCGTCGTATCTTCCCTCGGTAAGGGGTTGACAGCAGCCAGCCTCGGCCAATTGCTCATCGCTCGCGGGCTGAGCGTGACCATGCAAAAGTTGGACCCGTACCTCAACGTCGATCCTGGCACCATGAATCCGTTTGAGCACGGCGAGGTGTTCGTCACCGATGATGGTGCCGAGACCGACCTTGACCTTGGCCACTACGAGCGTTTCCTCGATCGCAACCTGACCAAGAATGCGAATGTGACCACCGGAAAGGTGTATTCAAGCGTCATCGCCAAGGAGCGCCGCGGCGAGTTCCTGGGTAAGACCGTGCAGGTCATTCCGCATATCACCGATGAGATCAAGTCCCGGATCCTTGCAATGGCCGAGCCTGATGCCCAGGGAAATCGCCCTGACGTCGTGATCTCTGAGATTGGTGGCACGGTAGGTGACATCGAGTCCCAGCCGTTCCTGGAAGCCGCTCGCCAGGTTCGCCACGAGGTCGGCCGCGACAACATCTTTTTCATTCATTGCTCGCTGGTGCCCTACCTGGCAACCAGTGGTGAGCTCAAGACAAAGCCCACCCAGCATTCCGTGGCGGAACTGCGCTCCATCGGTATTGTGCCCGATGCGGTCGTCCTTCGTGCTGACCGGGAGACCCCCGCCTCCCATAAGAAGAAGATCGCGCTCATGTGCGACATCGAAGAAGAAGGTGTTGTCTCCTGCCCGGATGCACCCAGCATCTACGACATTCCTGAGGTGCTATACAAGGAGCACCTAGACACCTTCGTCATCCGCAAGCTGGGGCTTCCTTTCCGCGACGTGGATTGGACCCAGTGGGGCGATCTGCTCGACCGGGTGCGCAACCCGCGCAGTGAAGTCAACGTGGGCATCGTCGGCAAGTACATCGACCTCCAAGATGCGTACCTGTCCGTGGCCGAGGCCATCCGCCACGCCGGTTTTGCGCACCACGTCAAGGCCAACGTGAAGTGGATTACCAGCGACGACATCGGCGACAACCCTGCCGAGCAACTAGGGGAGCTGGACGCGATCGTCGTGCCGGGCGGTTTCGGCGTGCGCGGCATTGAGGGCAAAATCAACGCCATTTCCTACGCCCGCGAAAACAAGGTTCCATTCCTGGGCCTGTGCCTGGGATTGCAGTGCACGGTGCTTGAGGCAGCCCGCCACGCCGGCATTGACGATGCCAGCTCCACCGAGTTCGACCCGGATACCAAGTCGCCCGTGATCGCGACGATGGCCGAGCAGCAGGCGGCTGTGTCCGGCGAGGCCGACTTGGGTGGCACGATGCGCCTAGGGGCGTACCCGGCCAGGCTCGCCGAAGGCTCCTTGGTTGCAGAGCTCTATGGAACCACCGAGGTCTCTGAGCGCCATCGCCACCGCTACGAGGTCAACAACGCCTACCGGGATCTCATCCACGAGGGCACTGGCCTCGAGTTTTCGGGTACTTCCCCGGACGGCCAGTTGGTCGAGTTCGTGGAATACCCGCGGGAGGCGCACCCGTTCATGGTCGCCACTCAGGCACACCCCGAGTACAAGTCGCGTCCGACGCGTTCGCATCCGTTGTTCAAGGGACTTGTTGCTGCCGCTATCGACTATCGCAACGCCCGCTAG
- a CDS encoding NUDIX domain-containing protein, translated as MAFDFRAVSSELLVDAPILAVRRDIVTMPGGGTAPREIVEHFGAVAVVAFDGENIALVHQYRRSVGQRLYELPAGLLDVANEDPLDCAQRELREEAGVKAQQWQLLVDLVTSPGFCDESVRVYLAQQLSETPRPEAEEEEADLTLHWVPLPQAVDMVMTGKVYNSIAIAGIMTAAQALASAQVRSVEEPFEIRPTALSSRRQAEGLSGDMKKKPGRSPR; from the coding sequence ATGGCTTTTGACTTCCGTGCTGTATCCTCCGAGCTGTTAGTCGACGCACCCATCCTTGCGGTGCGTCGCGATATCGTAACCATGCCGGGTGGTGGCACGGCGCCGCGTGAAATTGTTGAGCATTTCGGGGCCGTCGCCGTTGTTGCCTTCGATGGGGAAAACATCGCGCTCGTCCATCAATATCGTCGTAGCGTCGGGCAACGGCTGTATGAGTTGCCCGCGGGTCTGTTGGATGTCGCCAATGAAGACCCGCTCGATTGCGCTCAGCGGGAGTTGAGGGAAGAAGCTGGTGTCAAGGCGCAGCAGTGGCAGCTGCTGGTGGATCTGGTGACCAGCCCAGGATTCTGCGATGAATCGGTGCGGGTGTACCTTGCCCAGCAGCTGAGTGAAACGCCACGGCCCGAGGCGGAAGAGGAGGAAGCAGACCTCACGCTGCATTGGGTTCCCCTCCCTCAGGCCGTTGACATGGTGATGACAGGCAAGGTCTACAACTCCATCGCAATTGCAGGCATCATGACTGCCGCGCAGGCCCTCGCCAGCGCACAAGTCAGAAGCGTAGAAGAACCCTTCGAGATCCGTCCGACCGCGCTGTCGAGCCGTAGGCAGGCGGAGGGCTTGAGCGGTGACATGAAAAAGAAGCCTGGAAGAAGTCCACGCTAG
- the xerD gene encoding site-specific tyrosine recombinase XerD: MSEGNIKELAQRWLVHLSVERGVSANTLSNYTRDLDRYAKYLSELGRKELSSVSATDVEGYVAYLRRGDQATRRAPLAASSAGRALVVARGLHRFALLEGEVPRDVAADVSPPGAGRHLPDTLSVAQVEALIQAIPVQENATEVDLRDAALIEVLYGTGARISEVLSLNVDDYHRATDFLLLTGKGNKQRMVPLGSKAREAVDRYLVRARPALARGLSPALFLNTRGRALSRQSAWAVLKSRALAAGITEDISPHTLRHSYATHLLEGGADVRVVQELLGHSSVTTTQIYTHVTADSLRAAWASSHPRA; the protein is encoded by the coding sequence GTGAGCGAAGGCAATATCAAGGAACTGGCACAGCGCTGGCTGGTTCACCTCAGCGTCGAACGGGGGGTAAGCGCAAACACCCTTTCCAACTACACACGCGATCTCGACCGGTATGCGAAATACCTCTCAGAGCTTGGGCGCAAGGAGTTATCCAGCGTTTCCGCCACGGATGTGGAAGGGTACGTTGCCTACCTGCGCCGCGGGGATCAGGCCACGCGACGGGCACCACTGGCAGCCAGTTCCGCCGGACGTGCGCTGGTGGTGGCACGAGGCTTGCACAGGTTTGCGTTGCTCGAAGGCGAGGTTCCGCGCGATGTTGCGGCGGACGTTTCTCCGCCTGGCGCCGGGCGACACCTGCCAGATACTTTGAGCGTGGCCCAGGTCGAAGCGCTCATCCAGGCAATCCCAGTACAAGAAAACGCCACGGAGGTTGACCTTCGAGACGCCGCGCTCATTGAAGTGCTGTATGGGACCGGAGCCCGAATTTCTGAGGTGCTGTCCTTGAACGTCGATGACTATCACCGGGCCACTGATTTCTTACTATTGACGGGAAAAGGCAATAAGCAAAGGATGGTGCCGCTGGGGTCGAAGGCCAGGGAAGCCGTCGACCGCTACCTTGTGCGCGCCCGCCCTGCACTAGCGAGGGGGCTGAGCCCCGCGCTTTTTCTCAACACGCGTGGCAGGGCGTTGTCTCGACAATCCGCATGGGCTGTGCTGAAATCACGGGCGCTGGCAGCCGGGATCACAGAGGACATTTCGCCACACACGCTCAGGCACAGCTACGCCACGCATTTACTAGAAGGTGGGGCAGACGTGCGTGTGGTTCAGGAATTGCTCGGGCATTCATCGGTGACCACCACCCAGATTTATACTCATGTCACTGCCGATAGCCTGCGCGCGGCGTGGGCGAGCAGCCACCCGCGCGCCTGA
- a CDS encoding ParA family protein, which yields MSESGLFDKPEIKVGLTGRPLREFKEPEPREKHGPATILAMCNQKGGVGKTTSTINLGACLAEVGRRVLLVDLDPQGALSAGLGVPHDELETTVYNLMVDNRTSIHNAIHHTAVAGLDLVPANIDLSAAEIQLVNEVGREQTLARALRPVMKDYDYIILDCQPSLGLLTVNALACAQGVIIPMECEYFSLRGLALLTDTVEKVRDRLNFNLEIVGILVTMFDRRTSHAREVMSRVVEVFDDKVFDTVITRTVRFPETSVAGEPIITWAPNSQGAAQYRQLAREVIERTEG from the coding sequence ATGAGTGAATCGGGACTTTTTGATAAGCCCGAGATCAAGGTCGGCCTCACCGGGCGTCCCCTGCGGGAGTTCAAGGAACCTGAGCCACGCGAAAAGCACGGGCCCGCCACGATCTTAGCCATGTGTAACCAAAAGGGTGGGGTGGGCAAAACCACCTCCACCATCAACCTCGGAGCTTGCTTGGCCGAGGTAGGCCGTCGCGTGCTCTTAGTGGATCTGGATCCGCAAGGTGCACTGTCTGCAGGTCTCGGCGTGCCGCACGACGAGCTGGAAACCACCGTTTACAACTTGATGGTGGATAACCGCACCTCCATTCACAACGCGATTCATCACACCGCGGTGGCAGGCCTTGATCTGGTACCGGCCAACATTGACTTGTCCGCTGCCGAGATCCAGTTGGTCAATGAGGTCGGCCGCGAACAAACCCTAGCCCGCGCGCTGCGCCCAGTGATGAAGGACTATGACTACATCATCTTGGACTGCCAGCCTTCTCTGGGGTTGTTGACGGTCAACGCTCTTGCCTGTGCGCAGGGAGTCATCATTCCCATGGAGTGCGAATATTTCTCCCTCCGTGGTCTGGCATTGCTGACAGATACGGTGGAAAAGGTTCGCGACCGCCTCAACTTCAATCTGGAAATCGTCGGCATCCTTGTCACCATGTTTGATCGTCGCACCAGCCATGCCCGTGAGGTGATGTCGCGGGTGGTCGAAGTCTTCGATGACAAGGTCTTCGATACCGTTATCACCCGCACCGTTCGTTTCCCTGAGACGTCAGTGGCGGGTGAGCCCATCATCACGTGGGCGCCGAATTCCCAAGGAGCCGCGCAATACCGCCAGCTCGCTCGCGAGGTTATCGAGCGCACGGAGGGCTAG
- a CDS encoding segregation and condensation protein A produces MSPRAPQVPDNQPEITGFRLVLDNFEGPFDLLLQLIHSKKLEVTAVSLAQVTDEFVAYTRQLGRDAELDEITEFLVIAATLLDLKAARLIPRGEVESVEDLELLETRDLLFARLLQYKAYKQVADMFAQWQRKAQRRYPRQVGMEEQFADLLPPVVLGMDPADFAEMAAGVFRPKPPETVATGHIHQVAVSVPEQAGKILDTLRLAGKDTWLSFDALTRDCSVSMQVVGRFLALLELYKARAVGVEQEESLSELLVAWTGLDVDPAVVAASNWS; encoded by the coding sequence ATGAGTCCGCGCGCGCCACAGGTGCCCGATAACCAGCCGGAGATCACGGGGTTCCGGCTGGTTTTGGACAATTTCGAGGGGCCGTTCGACCTCTTGCTGCAGCTGATTCACTCCAAGAAGTTGGAGGTGACGGCGGTGTCGCTCGCACAGGTCACGGACGAGTTCGTGGCTTATACGCGCCAGCTTGGACGCGATGCCGAACTCGATGAGATCACTGAGTTTCTCGTGATTGCCGCAACTTTGTTGGACTTAAAGGCAGCCCGGCTCATCCCGCGCGGTGAAGTCGAAAGCGTGGAAGATCTCGAACTCCTTGAAACCCGCGATCTGCTTTTTGCTCGGCTTTTGCAGTACAAGGCCTATAAGCAAGTGGCGGACATGTTTGCACAATGGCAGCGCAAGGCCCAGCGCCGCTACCCACGCCAAGTGGGCATGGAGGAGCAGTTTGCTGACCTTCTACCGCCAGTCGTCTTGGGGATGGATCCGGCTGATTTTGCCGAGATGGCCGCAGGCGTATTTCGGCCCAAGCCCCCGGAGACCGTAGCAACCGGGCACATCCACCAGGTGGCGGTGTCGGTGCCAGAACAGGCCGGTAAGATCCTCGACACCTTGCGCCTGGCCGGGAAGGACACCTGGCTTAGTTTCGATGCGCTTACCCGGGATTGTTCCGTATCCATGCAGGTGGTCGGTCGTTTCCTCGCGTTGTTGGAGCTCTACAAGGCGCGCGCGGTGGGAGTCGAACAGGAGGAATCATTAAGCGAATTGTTGGTGGCGTGGACCGGCCTTGACGTCGACCCCGCGGTCGTTGCCGCCTCGAATTGGAGCTAG
- the bioD gene encoding ATP-dependent dethiobiotin synthetase BioD, which produces MGIVVVAGLSSGVGKTTAAAALVRVLQDRGHREVFPVKVARLANHQREGDIGTIEKLTGVKGVDFSDEADPIAAVKRLSDAGKMVVVEGSGGLSVVLRDNMTIADIAAKLEAPLVVVSGMAPGAVSLAVQAVRFARSCGANVIGVLGGKLPAGADLKTRLILMEVSKATGVPFIGSLNDGVGSLAGEAFAQATKTIFLPEDL; this is translated from the coding sequence GTGGGAATCGTCGTTGTGGCCGGCTTGTCCTCGGGCGTAGGCAAGACCACCGCGGCCGCCGCCTTGGTTCGCGTTCTGCAAGATCGTGGGCATCGCGAGGTGTTTCCGGTCAAGGTTGCCCGTCTGGCCAACCACCAGCGCGAGGGGGATATCGGCACGATCGAGAAGCTGACTGGGGTCAAGGGCGTTGATTTTTCAGACGAGGCAGACCCGATCGCGGCCGTCAAAAGGCTTTCCGACGCTGGCAAGATGGTCGTCGTGGAAGGCTCGGGAGGATTAAGTGTCGTCCTGCGCGACAACATGACCATTGCCGACATCGCGGCGAAGCTGGAGGCCCCCTTGGTGGTGGTTTCCGGGATGGCACCGGGCGCGGTGAGTCTTGCGGTGCAAGCGGTACGTTTTGCCCGTTCCTGCGGGGCCAATGTCATAGGGGTATTGGGCGGAAAGCTTCCCGCCGGGGCCGATCTCAAGACCCGCCTCATCCTCATGGAGGTCTCCAAGGCGACCGGCGTGCCCTTCATCGGTAGCCTCAACGATGGGGTTGGCTCTCTGGCCGGGGAGGCATTTGCCCAGGCCACCAAGACGATCTTCCTGCCTGAGGACTTGTAG
- a CDS encoding peptide MFS transporter produces MHSMTQLEHRSRQPSFKGEPTASTAHRHRHPLATASLISIEAWERFSFYGMQAILVFFLYYSTTEGGIGLDKAQATALMGAYGAFLYLSTFIGGWLGDNVLGPERTLLTGAGLLVAGHGAMSFATYIPTLAVGLCLIAIGSGSLKTAAITILGAVYEQRAQVQGGLHPTTGDRIDTDRDTGFQFFYLGINIVAVAGPLLTGYLSTRYSFHVGFAAAAILMIIGVGIYLGLRRRMLAELSATTLRRISMPARPWTTTKVLGIGGAGLGALVLVVYCVAAGQLAPSSLARFLLIGTLCAALALFVGMFFSTSVTASEKRTMVGFLPIFFAACAFQSVTNQIYGVLAVYSDLRLDRNVLGFEVPAAWTQALNPAFFALMSLPIIYLWRRLGDRAPRAATKMSFGVIIAGCGLFVLIPYAGGGAHSTPYAVLAAAVFIITLGEMFIGPIGMSATTTHAPRAFLTRFSALYFLTFAIGNSLAGSLSSFYNPEDKATEISYFLWCGLGAIIIGILCFASTRFIDRLQRPH; encoded by the coding sequence ATGCATTCTATGACTCAGCTTGAACACCGTTCAAGGCAGCCCTCCTTTAAGGGTGAGCCGACCGCCTCAACCGCCCATCGCCACCGCCACCCTTTGGCAACCGCCTCACTCATCAGCATCGAGGCCTGGGAACGCTTCAGCTTCTACGGCATGCAGGCGATCCTCGTCTTCTTCCTCTACTACTCGACCACCGAAGGCGGCATCGGCCTCGACAAGGCCCAGGCCACCGCGCTCATGGGTGCGTATGGCGCCTTCCTTTACTTGTCTACCTTCATCGGTGGCTGGCTCGGCGACAACGTCCTTGGCCCCGAACGCACGCTGCTGACAGGTGCCGGTTTATTAGTGGCCGGGCACGGCGCCATGAGCTTTGCCACTTATATCCCCACCCTCGCCGTGGGATTGTGCCTCATCGCCATAGGATCGGGCAGTCTGAAAACCGCGGCAATCACGATCCTCGGCGCAGTCTACGAACAACGAGCCCAGGTGCAAGGCGGCCTCCACCCCACAACCGGCGACCGCATTGACACCGATCGTGATACCGGATTCCAGTTCTTCTACCTGGGCATTAACATCGTTGCCGTCGCAGGTCCCCTGCTCACCGGCTATTTGTCGACCCGCTACAGCTTCCATGTTGGATTCGCCGCCGCGGCAATTTTGATGATCATCGGCGTCGGCATCTACCTGGGGCTGCGCCGCCGAATGCTTGCCGAGCTGAGTGCAACGACTCTACGCCGCATCTCGATGCCCGCACGCCCCTGGACTACCACAAAGGTCCTAGGAATTGGCGGTGCGGGCCTGGGGGCACTTGTCCTGGTGGTTTACTGTGTTGCCGCAGGCCAGCTTGCGCCGTCGTCGCTGGCGCGCTTTTTGCTCATCGGTACCCTGTGTGCCGCCCTTGCGCTGTTTGTGGGCATGTTCTTTTCAACGTCTGTGACTGCCTCCGAAAAGCGCACCATGGTTGGCTTCCTTCCCATTTTCTTCGCGGCCTGCGCTTTCCAATCGGTGACCAATCAAATCTATGGCGTTCTCGCGGTGTACTCCGACCTCCGGCTCGACAGGAACGTCCTCGGCTTTGAGGTTCCGGCGGCATGGACCCAAGCCCTGAATCCGGCCTTTTTTGCTCTCATGAGCCTGCCGATCATCTACCTGTGGCGCAGACTCGGGGATCGTGCACCGCGCGCGGCCACCAAAATGTCTTTCGGAGTAATTATCGCTGGATGTGGACTTTTCGTCCTCATCCCCTATGCCGGGGGCGGTGCTCACTCGACGCCGTATGCGGTCTTGGCAGCAGCCGTCTTCATCATCACCCTCGGCGAGATGTTCATCGGACCCATTGGCATGTCCGCCACGACCACCCACGCGCCGCGTGCCTTCCTCACGCGCTTCTCAGCCCTCTATTTTCTCACCTTTGCCATCGGAAACTCCCTGGCAGGTTCCCTGTCCTCCTTCTATAATCCAGAAGACAAGGCCACAGAAATCTCCTACTTCCTGTGGTGCGGATTAGGGGCGATCATCATCGGCATCCTCTGCTTTGCATCGACCAGGTTCATCGACAGGTTACAGCGACCTCACTAA
- a CDS encoding adenosylmethionine--8-amino-7-oxononanoate transaminase — translation MASTTPSAGTAFKDLDSPTVTAIPEASPQDDVPGDGRQSHERSHTTALERGKGAPRNWRGEDIITFDQRHVWHPYSPTPAAVDPIPIAETEGVYITLPDGTRLIDGMSSWWAAAHGHGHPKLKEAAHRQIETMSHVMFGGLTHEPAVALAQKLIDAVCAVPASQASETAVAADGASPGVTPLTKVFFVDSGSVAVEVAMKMCFQYQRGIGHPERTRLLTWRGGYHGDTFATMSVCDPVGGMHSLWGGLVMDHVFAPLPPARGASQESIREYLATMESLVDDTVAGIIFEPIVQGAGGMRFHDPDLLRGIRGICDRHGLLMIADEIATGFGRTGELFAMHHAGVLPDIMCVGKALTGGFMTLAATLATNEVAAAIDTPAGGGALMHGPTFMGNPLACAVGCAAVSLLNDGQWRDNVTRIEARLWEGLRPLADDACVADVRCLGAIGVVELKEPVDMGQATKACVDAGVWLRPFGKLVYTMPPFVCTDEHIDAICKAVEAVVDSQHRRVKSLA, via the coding sequence ATGGCTTCCACCACGCCCTCCGCAGGCACGGCCTTTAAAGACCTCGATTCCCCGACTGTCACGGCTATCCCAGAAGCATCGCCGCAGGACGATGTGCCCGGGGATGGCCGTCAGTCCCACGAACGCTCACACACAACCGCCCTTGAAAGGGGGAAGGGTGCGCCAAGAAACTGGCGAGGCGAGGACATCATCACCTTCGACCAGCGCCACGTGTGGCATCCCTATTCGCCTACTCCGGCGGCGGTCGACCCGATTCCCATCGCGGAAACCGAAGGCGTGTACATCACACTTCCTGACGGCACCCGCCTCATCGATGGAATGAGCTCGTGGTGGGCGGCCGCCCATGGGCATGGGCACCCAAAGCTCAAGGAAGCAGCCCATCGGCAAATCGAGACGATGTCGCATGTCATGTTCGGCGGATTGACACATGAACCCGCCGTTGCCTTGGCGCAGAAGCTCATCGACGCTGTATGTGCAGTGCCGGCATCCCAGGCTTCAGAGACCGCGGTGGCAGCCGATGGTGCTTCCCCCGGAGTCACGCCCTTGACCAAGGTCTTTTTCGTCGATTCCGGTTCCGTTGCCGTTGAGGTTGCCATGAAGATGTGTTTCCAATATCAGCGCGGCATCGGCCACCCTGAGCGAACCCGCCTGCTTACCTGGCGGGGTGGGTATCACGGCGACACCTTTGCCACGATGAGCGTGTGTGATCCGGTTGGCGGGATGCACTCGCTATGGGGTGGGCTGGTGATGGATCACGTCTTCGCGCCACTCCCACCCGCCCGCGGTGCAAGTCAAGAATCCATCCGTGAATACCTCGCGACGATGGAAAGCCTCGTTGATGATACCGTCGCGGGCATTATCTTTGAGCCGATCGTGCAAGGCGCGGGCGGGATGCGTTTTCACGATCCGGATTTGTTGCGGGGTATCCGCGGCATTTGTGATCGTCATGGTCTGCTCATGATCGCCGATGAGATTGCTACCGGTTTTGGGCGCACGGGTGAGCTTTTCGCCATGCATCATGCCGGGGTGTTGCCGGACATTATGTGCGTCGGCAAGGCGTTGACTGGCGGATTCATGACGCTCGCCGCAACTCTAGCTACCAACGAGGTTGCCGCAGCGATCGATACTCCCGCAGGCGGTGGCGCGCTCATGCACGGACCGACGTTCATGGGCAATCCTTTAGCGTGCGCCGTCGGCTGCGCTGCTGTTTCCCTGCTTAACGACGGCCAGTGGCGCGACAACGTCACGAGGATTGAAGCTCGGTTGTGGGAGGGACTACGCCCGCTGGCGGATGACGCGTGCGTGGCCGACGTGCGCTGCCTGGGCGCCATCGGGGTGGTCGAGCTCAAGGAACCGGTGGACATGGGGCAGGCCACCAAGGCGTGTGTGGACGCTGGGGTGTGGCTGCGTCCCTTTGGCAAGCTCGTCTACACGATGCCGCCGTTTGTGTGTACGGACGAACACATCGACGCTATCTGCAAGGCAGTGGAAGCGGTGGTGGACTCGCAGCACCGCCGTGTGAAATCTCTGGCATAA
- the bioD gene encoding dethiobiotin synthase, whose translation MMIIFVTGTNTDVGKTIATAALALNLADAEFTVAVLKPLQTGEPEGSGDATTVEKLTGIPTAELVRYPEPLAPNLAARRAEMRQLSLQECVAAIVDAHAKLEKESGGDSGSILLVEGAGGLLVRLADDWTLANVAVEVAKQRRNAGMIVVTSLGLGSLNSAELTVEAARNRGINVLGLIGGSLDATPDLATTLNLEELPVVTGVPLLGCVPAGCGSSTQETFRQTVAGIFELSAIVGAMPES comes from the coding sequence ATCATGATTATTTTTGTCACCGGAACTAATACAGATGTGGGAAAAACGATTGCCACCGCCGCATTGGCACTCAACCTGGCCGACGCCGAATTCACCGTTGCGGTGCTGAAGCCTTTGCAAACCGGGGAGCCGGAGGGAAGCGGTGATGCGACTACCGTCGAAAAGCTCACGGGAATCCCCACCGCGGAACTGGTGCGCTACCCAGAACCGTTGGCACCCAATCTCGCCGCGCGGAGGGCGGAAATGCGCCAGCTGTCGCTCCAAGAATGCGTAGCGGCGATCGTGGATGCCCACGCCAAACTAGAAAAGGAAAGTGGTGGCGATTCGGGCTCGATCTTGCTGGTGGAAGGGGCAGGCGGATTGCTCGTACGCCTCGCCGACGACTGGACGCTGGCCAACGTGGCTGTTGAGGTGGCAAAGCAACGTCGTAATGCAGGGATGATCGTCGTGACCTCGCTGGGGCTGGGTTCGCTCAATAGCGCGGAACTGACGGTCGAGGCAGCGCGCAACAGGGGAATCAACGTCCTTGGGCTTATCGGTGGCAGCCTCGACGCCACACCAGACTTGGCGACAACACTCAACCTCGAGGAGCTGCCGGTGGTTACTGGAGTCCCGCTGCTTGGGTGCGTGCCGGCTGGATGCGGATCGAGCACCCAGGAAACATTTAGACAAACCGTTGCAGGCATTTTCGAGCTTTCGGCAATCGTTGGCGCCATGCCAGAATCCTAG